The Microbacterium sp. W4I20 genome segment CGATCCCGTCCCGCACGGCCAACCGCTTCGCCGAGCATGCCGACCAGGTGCTCACGCAGTTCGCCGGCTACGACGCCTCCCGCATCGCCGAGCTGCGTGCCGCAGGAGCACTTCCGTGAGTGCTCCCACGAGCCCGTCCGCCAGCGAAGTCCGTACCGAGCGGATCGCGGCATCCACCGTCGAGGCCTATCGCGGCACCTTCGCCGCCGTCGATCCGGCGCTTGCCGACGGCGATGTGCTGCCGGCCGGCTGGGAGGGCGTCTTCTTCCCGTTCGATGCCGCGCTCGCCGACCTGCGCGCCGACGGCACGCCCGCCCGCGACGGCATCATCCCCGAGATCGACCTGCCGCGGCGGATGTATGCGGGCGAGACGACGGAGTTCCTGCGCCCCATCCGCGTGGGTGACGACGTCACGCGCACCGCGTCGCTCGGCAGCATCGTGGAGAAGAACGGTGCCCGCGGACGCCTGGTCTTCGTCGACGTCGAGCGCGAGTACGCGGTGGGCGGCGAGACGGCCGTGAGCACGGTCTGGCACGACGTCTTCCTCGAGGCGGCGGATCCGGATGCTCCGGCGCGGACGCCCCGGCCCGACCCGGCCGTCGTGGCCGAGGCCGACTGGCAGGAAGAGCTGACTCTCGACGCGCGGCAGCTGTTCCGCTTCTCGGCGCTCACGTTCAACACGCACCTCATCCACTACGACCGCGCCTGG includes the following:
- a CDS encoding MaoC family dehydratase N-terminal domain-containing protein, translating into MSAPTSPSASEVRTERIAASTVEAYRGTFAAVDPALADGDVLPAGWEGVFFPFDAALADLRADGTPARDGIIPEIDLPRRMYAGETTEFLRPIRVGDDVTRTASLGSIVEKNGARGRLVFVDVEREYAVGGETAVSTVWHDVFLEAADPDAPARTPRPDPAVVAEADWQEELTLDARQLFRFSALTFNTHLIHYDRAWARDVEGLPDLLVHGPLTRILLMDAARRNTPGRVPVRLDVRATAPVLVDRPLRIVGRTTGDTTRVTAVDSDDVVLATADITFRIA